A part of Halobacillus shinanisalinarum genomic DNA contains:
- a CDS encoding MarR family winged helix-turn-helix transcriptional regulator, with the protein MQDQEKSLLISNLEATMRRFVRGFRRELNDQLGEGFTSSELSFLRTIKEKKCHNVSSLASTLNVSNSHATSVMDRLVEKSLIVRTRSKKDRRVVVFMLTEEGERMYQTLDQKRESYMQQRFERLSKEEIQELIRIFNLL; encoded by the coding sequence ATGCAAGATCAAGAAAAGTCGTTGCTTATATCCAATTTAGAAGCGACGATGCGGAGATTTGTTCGAGGGTTCAGACGGGAATTAAATGATCAACTCGGCGAGGGCTTTACCAGTAGTGAGCTCAGCTTCCTACGTACTATCAAGGAAAAAAAGTGTCATAATGTTTCTTCACTTGCCTCAACATTAAATGTATCAAATAGTCATGCCACCTCAGTTATGGATCGTTTAGTGGAAAAAAGTTTAATTGTCCGCACTCGCTCAAAAAAAGATCGGCGGGTAGTTGTTTTTATGTTGACGGAAGAAGGAGAGCGCATGTATCAAACGCTTGACCAAAAGCGGGAAAGCTATATGCAGCAGCGTTTTGAACGATTATCAAAGGAGGAAATCCAGGAATTAATCCGTATCTTTAACCTCCTATAA